The stretch of DNA aaaatataaatcttttcTGGGCCAGGGCAACCAAACCACCTCTACTCCCCTGGTGGTACCACCGCTTTTCATATGCTATGCTTTGTGGCCCGTCATCACTCTGCCCAGGCAACCTCTGTCGCCaatcatttttgtcccattgCAGCCACCCTCTACCATACAACTTTGACTTCCAAATCATTTTCCTCTTACCTCAGCCTCTCTCTCCGGCTTCAATCTAGCACTTGGGTGAGTTTCACTTCACTCAATTCACACACCCTAGCGAGTTGAGACACGATTGAGATGGTTTCCAACCATTTTGTGGTGACTGCCAATAGAAAAGCTCTACTATGGTTTTGGGTGATGGTGGTCTCTAAATTGTTTCTGCACAAGCCTAAAGCCAAAATATTTTTAGCCTTCACCGAGCATTGGAAGTATtgattttctcttaaattttttactgGAAATTTTTGTTGTGCCCCTCAGGTAACTCATAGACTAAATTTATTTacatagatataatatataccGTACTATATCTTTCCATCATGTCAGTGTATCCGTTGTACAAACttcattgaatttatttatatgatatagaAATGCACTGAATGGCGCACGACATTGTACAAATACCATAATGTTATCTACAGTAAGAACAAAGCCAGAGTTCAACAACAACCAAAAAACACAACAGTTTGCATAACATCACTCCAATATTCTGCAGTACGGACATCAACTTGTTTCCAGTATTCTTACGAAGAACTGTTAAGGAAATGTGCTAGTGCCTTGTCTGTGTCGTTCTCATACACAACTAAGGCCTCTGCTACATTGCTTGACGAAAATCCCATTTCTCGTAGGAGTGTGTAGCCATTGACAAAATCCCGAACCTAGAGAgaataaaaacaatttattaGATAATCTACTGGAAAGGAGGAAGCCCCTGCAGCAGATcaccaaataaaagaaatgataagcAGGTCCACCCTAAGTTGTAGGTACAAGAACTTCCATGAGACAAAGATACTGCAAGCAAAAGTATTTGGGAGATTTCCTAACTCCAGCTGGAACCCCAGCATGTCATAAAACAATGATCTTTTAATGAATTAACTGGATAAGAAGAATTGAGTTACTTTCAGAAAAATTCGAACCAAGGTGAAACTGCTAGAAAAAGTTTCACTGTTGATAAAGAACCTTTCTTCTGTTCTTTCTTTGCCTCTCTGTTTTGGAATTCATTAGGCACATCATGACCTTGAAGTTAAAGCACAATATAATGGCCTTCCAAAGACACAGGGTCTAGAGACTATTGCAATGCTTCCCCTGCCCAAAACCGTAATCATGGGAAAAATGTCCCATATAAAAACACACATGGACTTCACATCCAATTAGCTGACAGTACAATGTCATCATGAAACGTTTAATCTATACTGCAGCAAGAACTTCAACATACAAGGAAGAGTCAAAGTAAGTCATATCATATCCATGCTTTAGAGCCACTTATAGTGCATTTCGTGTGGGAATATAAGTTGGTACACGTAATAACCGAGTAATATTGTGGCCAATTCACCCCCAACCCCTCTCACAATCAAAGAAAGTACTTGTGTATAACAATAAAAGTCAGTATCAAGCAAAGGCTCCAGACATACCTTGGTTGGATCATCTCCATAATTTGCAACTGCAAGTGGAACAGCATCTCGGCTGAGCCCCATAGAAATATATTTGCTCACCACAGGATCTGCAACAGATCCCTGCCATTGACAATATAGTTAGTCACAAGCTAGCATAGCATAGTTAGTCACAACCTGGAAAGCCTCTATAGAAAGGAGCCTACCGTTGAAGATGTTGATTCTGTAGTTCTAGGTGGAAGGTTTTCCATCCCAAGCCTGCTCCAGTTCTGGCTTTCCTTCTCTGCTTCAGCTAACACTTTtctctcaaaatcaaaatcgAATTGGAAATTGCTTCGGGGAATATCCCCTACTTGTGGTGATAATTGAGGCTACAAGATAGGAAGACACAAGTAActgaagtaaataaataatgaatacaCTTGCTCAAGTACTTAACAATTCcaaatataagtaaaaattaaaaatttatactcATCAACAGCCGAATTAAATTGTGCAAACAACACCAAATTTTGTATAAGCCTCTGATTCATGGTCTCTCGTAACTAAATATGGATAGAATCGATAGATTGGAAACCCAAAACCGAAGCATGAATGAAAAAGAACCAGATAACCCCTATCAAAGGGAAATTCTAAAGTAACTATGAAATGATACAACTTTGCAGAATGAATAAAGACTTTCAACGCAAAAAGCGACCACTATCAAGCAATGAACataaaatactacaaaaatcGACTAAAAGCGAAAAAATTTCGTGTTCACTCAAAGATAAAAACTAGAATCGATGGACTACCTAGAAGAAGAATCTCCAAGTTTTAACAAATACAGATAGTGGTACAGAATTGAGCATTTacagtgaataaaaaaaagccAACAAGGTTTAACATCACattggggggaaaaaaaaaaagactaacgTCTTATGACAGATCTTACCGGAGGAGTGATCCGATATTGAGGTTTAATCATAACCCTAATTCCCAATCCTGCTGCAAAATTCCCAAAgaagaacaaataaatataactatgGGGCAAAGTAGATGAAGATTTAGGTAAAGAATTAGActtacaagaagaagaagaggaggaggtggtggtggtgtggtgTTGGTGGTAGGAAGAGGGGCGATTTGCGGCAGAAGGGACCACGGTGTTGCTGGGTTGTGGTTGACCGACGCGGGGATAGAGCGAAGGTCCGTACATCGGGTGGGGGAAGGCGCCGATGATGAAGCTGTCCGGTACATCGGAACTTGTGGGTCATAAGATGCGCCGGACCTGGTCCTGAAATCGTAGTCCATTtcgatagagagagagagacaagagATTGCTGCGGAGGAAAAGAGTTTTCTTCTTCGAAAGAAAGAGACCAAAAAGCAAAGGAGAGAATTGAGAGGCAGAAGGAAAACGTGTAACCCAGTGCTGCCGCGttcataaattttcttatattattattattatttgtttctcCGAGCTAAATCTAAATAATCTATTGAAAATATTGTTATTAGTATTGTGTAAAGCtcg from Juglans microcarpa x Juglans regia isolate MS1-56 chromosome 3S, Jm3101_v1.0, whole genome shotgun sequence encodes:
- the LOC121257759 gene encoding LOW QUALITY PROTEIN: uncharacterized protein LOC121257759 (The sequence of the model RefSeq protein was modified relative to this genomic sequence to represent the inferred CDS: inserted 1 base in 1 codon) — protein: MDYDFRTRSGASYDPQVPMYRTASSSAPSXHPMYGPSLYPRVGQPQPSNTVVPSAANRPSSYHQHHTTTTSSSSSSSGLGIRVMIKPQYRITPPPQLSPQVGDIPRSNFQFDFDFERKVLAEAEKESQNWSRLGMENLPPRTTESTSSTGSVADPVVSKYISMGLSRDAVPLAVANYGDDPTKVRDFVNGYTLLREMGFSSSNVAEALVVYENDTDKALAHFLNSSS